In one window of Sardina pilchardus chromosome 23, fSarPil1.1, whole genome shotgun sequence DNA:
- the s100b gene encoding protein S100-B, with amino-acid sequence MSDLENAMATIIEVFHKYSEKEGDKHKLKKSELKDLITNEFPSFSEQVKDQATMDSLMESLDADGDSECDFQEFMTFITMVTVCCHEFFELHEDE; translated from the exons ATGAGTGACCTGGAGAACGCCATGGCAACCATCATCGAGGTTTTCCATAAGTACTCGGAGAAGGAAGGAGACAAGCACAAGCTGAAGAAGAGCGAGCTGAAGGACCTGATCACCAACGAGTTCCCGTCCTTCTCAgag CAAGTGAAGGACCAGGCCACCATGGACAGTCTCATGGAGAGCTTGGACGCGGACGGAGACTCCGAGTGCGACTTCCAGGAGTTTATGACTTTCATCACCATGGTTACCGTCTGTTGCCATGAGTTCTTTGAGCTGCACGAAGACGAATAA